In the Malus domestica chromosome 16, GDT2T_hap1 genome, one interval contains:
- the LOC103416653 gene encoding uncharacterized protein, protein MNFLMRSTQHVQRVTAEQPSVPFVPPVPPVHEPPAETYPTPKSATTLESLIGEDSYPQYSTIEDNAGESESRGENGIGAEKETSVIAKHYDVSDEEGWISIPYKELPDNWNDAPDIQSLRSLDRSFVFPGEQVHILACLSACKQDTEIITPFKLAAAMSKNGLRLSPKKQNGNVEDGNGTLLGKGDMSPDSQGADQNGETLSKEKTGSQKDVSASESLLRMEDHKRQTEILLQRFESSHFFVRIADSSEALWAKKGTSKKSSESVDVDGQESTEDGTQKTAVNAIIDKGNFDPKVSGGVARNNVKCCSLSNGDIVVLLQVNVGVDFLNDPVIEILQFEKYRERSLFADTQDNLVDANQDPCGELLKWLLPLDNTLPPPARPLSPALTSNSGIGSTSQKSGSQLFSHFRSYSMSSLPQNTTPPPAPIKAASSKPSFDLEDWDQNSSQKFLKNKKTGGEGLLSFRGVSLERERFSVCCGLEGIYIPGRRWRRKLEIIQPVEIHSFAADCNTDDLLCVQIKNVSPTHAPNIVVYIDAITIVFEEASKGGQSLSLPIACIEAGNDHSLPNLALRRGEEHSFILKPATSLWKNFKTGGDRRTQSSQLQAGNAAPSLRSPAKTVEGKKSASTADQYAIMVSCRCNYTESRLFFKQPTSWCPRVSRDLMISVATEMSGQSSAPNGGVSQLPVQVLTLQVSNLMSEDLTLTVLAPASFTSPPSVVSLNSSPTSPMSPFVSLTEFTGKSPTMQTISSPLLSDNQKQHGKGGVWPASFSEQTSPLSDAIPGTGPCCTHLWLQSRVPLGCVPSQSMATVKLELLPLTDGIITLDTLQIDVKEKGVTYIPEYSLKINATSSISTGII, encoded by the exons AGCCGTCTGTTCCGTTTGTACCGCCTGTGCCTCCTGTTCACGAACCACCTGCAGAGACGTATCCTACCccaaaatctgcaacaaccttGGAGAGTCTAATTGGTGAAGATTCATATCCACAGTATTCCACAATCGAAGATAATGCTGGAGAAAGTGAATCTAGAGGTGAAAATGGAATTGGTGCAGAGAAGGAAACCTCTGTCATAGCAAAGCATTATGATGTCTCTGATGAGGAGGGATGGATCTCCATTCCATACA AAGAACTCCCTGATAATTGGAATGATGCACCGGATATACAGTCATTACGCTCTCTGGACCGGTCCTTTGTTTTCCCTG GTGAACAAGTTCATATCCTTGCATGCTTGTCAGCGTGTAAGCAGGACACAGAAATTATTACTCCCTTTAAATTAGCTGCAGCCATGAGTAAAAATGGCTTAAGACTAAGCCCAAAGAAACAAAATGGAAATGTGGAAGATGGCAATGGTACATTGTTGGGAAAGGGAGATATGAGTCCTGATAGTCAAGGTGCAGATCAAAATGGTGAAACCCTTTCAAAAGAGAAGACTGGTTCACAAAAGGATGTTTCTGCTAGTGAATCTCTTCTCAGAATGGAGGATCACAAAAGACAGACGGAAATTTTATTGCAAAGGTTTGAGAGTTCTCATTTTTTTGTTAGGATTGCAGACTCAAGTGAGGCACTTTGGGCAAAAAAAGGTACTTCTAAGAAGTCTTCAGAATCGGTTGATGTGGATGGTCAAGAGTCCACGGAAGATGGAACCCAGAAAACTGCAGTAAATGCCATTATTGATAAAGGGAATTTTGATCCCAAAGTCTCTGGAGGCGTAGCAAGAAATAATGTCAAGTGTTGCTCTCTTTCTAATGGAGACATAGTG GTTCTTTTACAAGTGAATGTTGGCGTAGATTTTTTGAATGACCCTGTTATTGAGATTCTTCAGTTTGAGAAATATCGTGAGAGAAGTTTGTTTGCTGACACTCAGGACAACTTAGTTGATGCAAATCAGGACCCATGTGGAGAATTGTTGAAATGGTTGCTCCCTTTGGATAACACCCTTCCACCTCCAGCTCGCCCTTTATCTCCTGCTTTAACTTCCAATTCAGGAATTGGTAGCACATCTCAAAAATCTGGTTCTCAACTCTTCTCCCATTTTAGAAGTTACTCCATGTCATCATTACCACAAAATACTACACCACCACCTGCACCTATTAAAGCTGCAAGTTCTAAGccaagctttgatcttgaagacTGGGATCAGAATTCATCTCAGAAGTTcttgaagaataaaaaaactGGTGGCGAGGGGCTTTTATCTTTTCGAGGCGTGTCATTGGAGCGAGAAAGATTTTCTGTTTGTTGTGGATTGGAGGGAATCTATATACctggaagaaggtggaggagAAAACTTGAAATCATACAACCTGTAGAAATCCATTCTTTTGCTGCTGACTGCAATACAGATGACCTTCTTTGTGTCCAGATAAAG AATGTTTCTCCAACACATGCACCAAATATTGTGGTGTATATAGATGCTATAACAATTGTTTTTGAGGAGGCTTCAAAAGGTGGACAGTCCTTATCATTACCAATTGCATGTATAGAAGCAGGAAATGATCACAGTTTGCCAAATCTAGCCCTCAG GAGAGGTGAAGAGCACTCCTTTATTCTTAAACCAGCAACATCCCTGTGGAAGAATTTCAAGACTGGTGGTGATAGAAGAACTCAATCATCACAACTACAGGCTGGAAATGCTGCACCAAGCTTGCGTTCGCCGGCTAAGACTGTTGAAGGAAAGAAGAGTGCTTCAACTGCTGATCAGTACGCAATTATGGTATCATGTCGGTGCAACTACACTG AGTCGAGATTATTTTTCAAACAGCCAACAAGTTGGTGTCCGCGTGTTTCAAGGGATCTTATGATCTCTGTTGCAACTGAAATGTCTGGACAATCTAGTGCACCCAATGGAGGAGTCTCTCAGCTTCCCGTTCAG GTCTTAACTCTTCAGGTTTCAAATCTAATGtcagaagatctaactctgacAGTTCTTGCTCCAGCTTCTTTCACTTCCCCTCCTTCAGTGGTCTCCTTGAACTCATCCCCTACTTCACCAATGAGTCCATTTGTTAGTTTAACTGAGTTTACAGGAAAGAGTCCTACAATGCAGACGATAAGCTCACCACTCCTTTCGGACAATCAGAAACAACATGGGAAAGGTGGAGTTTGGCCAGCTTCTTTTAGCGAACAGACTTCTCCATTATCTGATGCCATTCCAGGTACCGGTCCGTGTTGTACACATCTGTGGCTTCAGAGTAGAGTTCCACTGGG ATGCGTCCCCTCTCAATCTATGGCAACCGTCAAGCTTGAGCTACTTCCATTGACTGATGGCATAATTACACTGGACACTCTACAAATTGATGTGAAGGAAAAAG GTGTTACCTACATACCCGAGTACTCACTGAAGATTAATGCGACTTCCAGTatttccacagggattatttAG